One window from the genome of Desulforamulus ruminis DSM 2154 encodes:
- a CDS encoding D-alanyl-D-alanine carboxypeptidase family protein, translating into MARKVKRKKSKTRILLSFLLMVVIAVFACKYIITSVAQHLFEKYVEDRTTSVPSLEIGHDSAVAISPDRLNSPHAILIRLKDHTILMQKNSEEKIYPASLTKMMTTIVVIENLPDLKEEIKLSNSTFQGLYQADASMAGFQPGEQVRAIDLLYGAMLPSGAECCIGLADQIAVSEQNFVKLMNQKAADLGMDNTHFENATGLHNVNHYTTVKDLAILLSYAMQNDTFREIFTSSRHSTQPTNKHPGGITFYNTMFEDLNHQNITGGEMLGGKTGYTDEAGLCLASLAKVGKQEYILISAGAEGNHKSEQYNITDALAVYNSIRKE; encoded by the coding sequence ATGGCGCGAAAAGTAAAAAGGAAAAAGTCAAAAACACGGATATTACTGTCATTCCTGCTGATGGTTGTCATAGCTGTCTTTGCATGTAAATACATCATTACCTCTGTCGCCCAGCATTTATTTGAGAAATACGTTGAGGATAGAACCACGTCGGTACCCTCATTGGAAATAGGGCATGACTCCGCTGTCGCTATATCGCCAGACAGGCTGAACAGTCCTCACGCGATTCTGATCCGGTTAAAAGATCATACCATCCTGATGCAAAAAAACAGCGAAGAAAAAATCTACCCTGCTTCTTTGACTAAAATGATGACAACCATTGTTGTAATAGAAAATTTACCTGATCTGAAGGAAGAAATCAAACTTAGCAATTCTACGTTTCAGGGGCTGTACCAAGCAGATGCATCAATGGCCGGTTTCCAGCCCGGTGAGCAGGTAAGGGCAATCGATCTGTTATACGGAGCAATGCTGCCGAGCGGCGCGGAGTGCTGTATTGGACTTGCTGACCAGATTGCTGTATCAGAACAGAATTTTGTAAAATTAATGAATCAAAAGGCGGCAGATCTTGGTATGGACAATACTCATTTTGAAAATGCCACCGGACTTCACAATGTAAACCACTACACAACAGTCAAAGATCTGGCTATTCTTCTAAGCTATGCTATGCAAAATGATACTTTCAGGGAGATTTTTACTTCATCCCGTCATTCCACACAACCTACGAATAAGCACCCTGGCGGGATAACCTTTTACAATACCATGTTTGAAGACCTCAACCATCAAAACATCACTGGTGGGGAAATGCTAGGAGGGAAAACCGGATATACCGATGAGGCCGGGCTATGTCTCGCCAGTCTCGCCAAAGTGGGCAAACAGGAATATATTCTGATTTCAGCCGGTGCAGAGGGAAATCACAAATCCGAACAATACAATATTACCGATGCATTAGCTGTATACAACAGCATAAGAAAAGAATAA
- a CDS encoding DnaJ family domain-containing protein, which produces MGLTLTIEMLIKQAIERGELKNLPGEGKPIELKNLNPLETKEDRMINRLVAALMAASGQLPIEIIILKEIEGLKQRLEECKSDSEKQILQSKLAELNWKYEIQKEARLGFYNR; this is translated from the coding sequence ATGGGTTTAACCTTAACCATTGAGATGCTAATCAAGCAAGCCATCGAGCGGGGCGAACTCAAAAATTTACCCGGAGAAGGCAAGCCTATAGAGTTAAAAAATCTCAATCCATTGGAAACAAAAGAGGATAGAATGATCAATCGGCTTGTGGCCGCGTTAATGGCTGCGTCAGGACAACTCCCAATAGAGATTATTATACTTAAAGAAATTGAAGGCCTTAAACAAAGGCTGGAAGAATGCAAATCAGATAGCGAAAAGCAAATCCTCCAGAGCAAACTGGCAGAATTGAATTGGAAATATGAGATTCAAAAAGAGGCGCGGCTTGGTTTTTATAACCGCTGA
- a CDS encoding TetR/AcrR family transcriptional regulator translates to MKLLNLEPGRQQTIINAALKEFALKGFDDASTNAIARESGVSKGLLFHYINTKKELFLYLCDYSLEILKTEVVDVANMLESDILERCRQITLLKMEIMHKHPYVFDFFWVIVFTDSEAVKAELDQRKQNFLAINSLKLYQNLDESRFREGIDAKKANRLIIWAVEGYEKEMYKEIKGMPLTQIPYDQYLADFDTYLDILRKSFYSKST, encoded by the coding sequence ATGAAGTTATTAAACTTAGAACCTGGCAGGCAACAAACCATCATAAATGCCGCATTAAAGGAATTCGCATTAAAAGGTTTTGATGATGCTTCAACTAATGCAATTGCCAGGGAATCCGGCGTTTCCAAGGGCTTATTGTTTCACTACATCAATACTAAAAAGGAGCTCTTTTTATACCTATGCGATTATAGCCTGGAGATTCTCAAGACTGAAGTGGTAGATGTCGCCAATATGTTGGAAAGCGACATTTTAGAAAGATGTCGCCAGATTACACTACTTAAAATGGAAATAATGCATAAGCACCCCTATGTATTCGATTTCTTTTGGGTTATAGTTTTCACCGACTCAGAAGCGGTCAAAGCGGAATTAGATCAAAGAAAACAGAACTTTCTAGCAATAAACTCGCTCAAACTGTATCAGAATCTTGATGAGTCAAGATTTAGAGAAGGTATTGATGCTAAAAAGGCCAACCGGCTTATTATCTGGGCCGTTGAAGGCTATGAAAAAGAAATGTACAAAGAAATCAAAGGAATGCCGTTAACCCAAATCCCTTACGATCAATACCTGGCAGACTTTGATACCTACCTGGACATACTCAGAAAATCTTTTTACAGCAAAAGCACTTAA
- a CDS encoding pyridoxamine 5'-phosphate oxidase family protein — translation MANSVWQQVLGILNDSSIVGYLATVDDGKPRVRPFGFMFEENGRLYFCTSSIKDVYKQITKVPYIEYSKTTKEMVWTRVSGEIKFDDDITKKERLFEQIPELKIPFQTPDNPSFKVFYLEHGSAILDDFTQERRTCEF, via the coding sequence ATGGCAAATTCTGTATGGCAGCAAGTACTGGGAATTTTAAACGACTCATCTATTGTAGGATATTTAGCTACAGTTGATGATGGAAAGCCCAGGGTTAGACCATTTGGATTTATGTTTGAAGAAAATGGGCGGCTATATTTCTGTACTTCAAGTATCAAAGATGTTTATAAACAGATTACGAAGGTTCCTTATATTGAATACTCAAAAACAACTAAGGAAATGGTGTGGACCAGGGTTAGCGGAGAAATCAAGTTTGACGATGATATTACAAAGAAGGAAAGGCTCTTTGAGCAGATACCTGAATTGAAAATACCCTTCCAAACACCAGACAATCCTAGTTTTAAGGTTTTTTATCTAGAGCATGGTTCAGCCATCCTGGACGATTTCACCCAAGAACGAAGGACATGTGAGTTTTAG
- a CDS encoding carbohydrate ABC transporter permease — MKTGKLKTNNGCLAWLFLGPSLLGFSLFYLLPFVTGFYYSLVDSPLNGTFVGLHNYGVLLKNPSFLSALANTAKFTLICVPLNMILSLGVALLLDQRIQGRNLFRTIMITPLVVPVASVVLVWQAFFDLNGVLNSLIHALGYPSVDWMKTKWSRMVVLVIYLWKNIGYSVILFLAGLQNIPAEYYEAARIDGASRRQEFFRITLVYLTPTTFFVFVISIINSFKVFRETYLISGEYPHNSIYMLQHYMNNMFMALDYQKLTSAAFIMAAFIVVVVLLLFIVERKITNRIN, encoded by the coding sequence ATGAAAACCGGAAAATTAAAAACGAATAACGGCTGCCTGGCCTGGCTTTTCCTCGGGCCCAGCCTGCTGGGTTTTTCTCTTTTTTATTTGCTCCCGTTTGTCACCGGCTTTTATTATTCCCTGGTGGACAGTCCCCTTAACGGTACTTTTGTCGGATTACATAATTACGGCGTTTTGTTAAAAAACCCGAGCTTTTTATCAGCTCTGGCGAATACAGCCAAGTTTACTTTAATCTGTGTACCTCTTAATATGATTCTCTCCCTGGGAGTGGCCTTGTTATTGGACCAAAGAATCCAGGGCCGGAACCTGTTTCGCACCATCATGATCACTCCTTTGGTGGTACCCGTAGCCTCGGTTGTTTTGGTCTGGCAGGCCTTCTTTGATTTAAACGGCGTTTTAAATTCCCTGATCCATGCCCTGGGTTACCCGTCCGTGGACTGGATGAAAACCAAGTGGTCCAGGATGGTAGTGCTGGTGATTTATCTATGGAAAAACATTGGTTACAGCGTAATCCTGTTTCTGGCCGGATTACAAAATATACCGGCTGAATACTACGAAGCGGCCAGGATCGACGGGGCCAGCCGCCGGCAGGAGTTTTTCCGAATAACCCTGGTTTATTTGACCCCCACGACTTTTTTTGTTTTTGTTATCTCGATTATCAATTCATTTAAAGTGTTTCGGGAGACGTATCTTATCTCCGGAGAATATCCCCATAACAGCATCTATATGCTGCAGCACTACATGAACAATATGTTCATGGCTCTGGATTACCAAAAATTGACTTCCGCGGCCTTCATTATGGCTGCCTTTATCGTGGTCGTCGTTTTACTGCTTTTTATCGTGGAGAGAAAGATCACCAACAGGATTAATTAA
- a CDS encoding carbohydrate ABC transporter permease has protein sequence MNRNHRIKNILHITVLLVLAVLFMFPLAVTVTNSLMSEQEIADNYDPVTDKNLSSYNDDTANHFARFQLIPDVVVLKQYYNVLIKKTQFLFMFWNSVLITFPIVIGQTIVATLAAYAFAKLKFRGRNLLFILYIIVMLMPFQVTLVPNYLMAGQLGLLNSHWSIIFPGIFSTFGVFLLKQYMEQIPDSYIEAARVDGANQLQIFLKIILPMSRAGIAAMTILVFIDNWNMVEQPLIFLQNAAKQPLSLYLSRIVDGEKGLAFAASTLYMLPVLLNFLYAEKYLLEGIRLSGIKG, from the coding sequence TTGAATCGCAACCACCGAATAAAAAATATACTCCATATCACAGTTTTACTGGTACTGGCTGTCCTATTCATGTTTCCCCTGGCTGTAACCGTCACCAATTCATTGATGAGTGAACAGGAAATTGCCGATAATTATGACCCGGTGACGGACAAAAATTTAAGCAGCTATAACGATGACACCGCGAATCACTTCGCCCGGTTCCAGCTTATACCCGACGTGGTGGTGCTGAAGCAGTATTATAACGTACTCATTAAAAAGACCCAGTTTCTTTTCATGTTCTGGAATTCCGTGCTGATTACCTTCCCTATCGTCATTGGGCAAACGATTGTTGCAACCCTGGCGGCCTATGCCTTTGCCAAACTAAAGTTTAGGGGCAGGAATCTTTTGTTTATTTTGTATATCATTGTAATGCTGATGCCATTCCAGGTAACCCTTGTGCCCAATTATTTAATGGCCGGCCAACTGGGCCTGCTGAATAGCCACTGGTCCATTATCTTTCCCGGCATCTTCAGCACCTTTGGCGTATTCCTTTTAAAACAGTATATGGAGCAAATACCGGACTCCTATATTGAAGCAGCCCGGGTGGACGGAGCCAACCAGCTCCAGATTTTCCTCAAAATCATCCTGCCCATGTCCAGGGCCGGCATAGCAGCCATGACCATCCTTGTTTTTATTGATAATTGGAACATGGTCGAACAGCCGTTGATTTTTTTACAAAATGCGGCCAAACAGCCTCTTTCTCTCTATCTTTCCAGAATCGTCGACGGTGAAAAAGGATTGGCCTTTGCCGCATCCACTTTGTATATGCTGCCGGTGCTGCTGAACTTTCTTTACGCCGAAAAATACTTGCTGGAAGGGATCCGGCTTTCTGGAATCAAAGGCTGA
- a CDS encoding efflux RND transporter periplasmic adaptor subunit — protein sequence MQNQAIADDAQRKKVIGKLSLLFLMAMIGLTFFSNTINNFALPRVQTVRPTNGALIKEIFGEGTVEVKSIREEYADANLRVKEVMVEQGDRVSKGQPIISLDVNELKSNYQDEQARYQQLQLSLAGAREEQAQKQRDYDNLKYLFDHEAETAVNLQNAEKNLADAQRNCEDIQLNLEIQARKMDTLAKQVANNGVYTAPVDGMITELNFPEGSITNNSLPLFKLADLQQGFRLIVPIDNDLVDYVKPGDRVSVNILSLGDKKTEGKIDKIVENSLHNGDKKDLWIDVSLEGLTGGEKGEIYLSKKTKPYAILVPNSAVYNDSSGSYPFVLESRKGPLGTENYLQKVEVNVEDSDNEKSALTDSVMGEVLRQSNKPVEDGDRVLKEAAN from the coding sequence TTGCAGAATCAAGCAATTGCGGATGATGCGCAAAGAAAAAAAGTGATCGGAAAGCTGAGCCTGCTGTTCCTAATGGCGATGATCGGGTTAACTTTCTTCTCCAATACCATCAATAACTTTGCTCTGCCCAGGGTCCAAACGGTCCGGCCGACGAACGGAGCGTTAATCAAAGAAATATTCGGTGAAGGGACGGTCGAGGTCAAATCAATCCGGGAGGAATACGCAGACGCCAATTTGCGAGTAAAGGAGGTCATGGTGGAGCAGGGGGACAGGGTTAGCAAAGGCCAGCCCATCATCAGCCTGGACGTGAACGAACTGAAGTCCAATTATCAGGATGAACAGGCCCGCTACCAGCAGTTACAACTATCCCTGGCCGGGGCCCGGGAAGAGCAGGCGCAAAAACAAAGGGATTACGATAACCTGAAGTACCTGTTTGATCATGAAGCCGAAACGGCGGTAAACCTGCAAAATGCCGAAAAGAACCTGGCGGACGCGCAAAGAAACTGTGAGGACATTCAGCTTAATCTGGAAATACAGGCCAGAAAGATGGATACCCTGGCCAAACAGGTGGCAAACAACGGCGTGTATACAGCGCCTGTGGACGGCATGATCACAGAACTAAATTTTCCCGAAGGATCTATCACCAATAACTCCTTGCCCCTATTTAAATTGGCTGATCTACAACAGGGGTTCCGGCTGATCGTGCCAATTGACAATGATTTGGTTGATTACGTCAAACCCGGAGATAGGGTGAGTGTTAATATTCTCTCCCTGGGGGATAAAAAAACCGAGGGGAAAATTGACAAGATCGTGGAAAACAGCCTGCACAACGGGGATAAGAAGGATTTGTGGATCGACGTGTCTCTGGAAGGCCTGACAGGCGGCGAAAAGGGAGAAATTTATTTAAGCAAAAAAACAAAGCCTTACGCCATCCTCGTACCGAACAGTGCGGTTTATAACGACAGCAGCGGCTCCTACCCCTTCGTTCTGGAATCAAGAAAAGGGCCTTTAGGTACGGAGAACTATTTGCAAAAGGTCGAAGTAAATGTGGAAGACAGCGATAATGAAAAGTCGGCTCTCACAGATAGTGTGATGGGCGAAGTGCTGAGGCAAAGCAATAAACCGGTGGAGGACGGGGATAGAGTTCTGAAGGAGGCGGCAAATTGA
- a CDS encoding ABC transporter permease — MKPAKSAYPAYLMLALGLLVLTWSTVLGSSLPAKLADLGGLHKTNKITATWLSNANQPEEGSFSLKDMRQLTQYNLRDYDLAYAMEASTSAAYQKNQSQAQVLGVNDRYDQFHHINLRSGCFLTFEQENQQVAVIDEGLAQALFQNCNVVGRKIELYGREFKITGVAWTDHSLIGTLTDRGYGTVYIPVKILLELKADSRITSLEVETRDAGTTGLNAAVLETALASIGQDPANYKIIDYNVAGLLMEQENLLRNFVAGTVTMVMVFSLLSRKIRGIYHFCRLRLRDKYWSEMIKGDAARLVLSMAEVLALVAVLLLLWKLIRFTLYIPPENIPNELIDVSFWADLIKKGIQTRMQSAGYAAPPGEIQLNILNTIQNWNLFLNLFLGWPLFLLGLYQIKLLQEKLFKVEVFCVVFMLTALSLGTALLWIIKMPPVIETGEVLLVFSSVFLTVVTKINKGTGMSPTNRRAADGEFISEKSS; from the coding sequence TTGAAACCGGCCAAATCAGCCTATCCGGCCTATCTTATGCTGGCCCTGGGTCTATTGGTTTTAACCTGGAGCACCGTCCTGGGGTCATCCCTGCCCGCTAAATTGGCGGATCTTGGCGGCCTGCACAAAACCAACAAAATTACCGCCACCTGGCTAAGCAACGCCAATCAGCCGGAAGAAGGCTCTTTTTCCCTGAAAGATATGAGGCAGCTTACCCAATACAACCTCCGGGACTACGATCTGGCTTACGCCATGGAGGCTTCAACTTCTGCCGCCTATCAAAAGAACCAGAGTCAAGCTCAGGTGCTGGGGGTGAATGACAGGTACGATCAATTCCATCATATAAACCTGCGATCAGGCTGTTTTTTAACTTTCGAACAGGAAAACCAGCAGGTCGCCGTAATTGATGAAGGTCTGGCTCAGGCTCTTTTTCAAAACTGCAATGTGGTAGGCCGGAAAATAGAACTGTATGGCCGGGAATTTAAAATAACCGGGGTGGCCTGGACTGACCATTCCCTGATCGGGACTCTGACGGACAGGGGATACGGCACAGTGTACATACCGGTGAAAATACTGTTGGAACTGAAAGCGGATTCCCGAATAACCTCATTGGAAGTGGAAACAAGGGATGCCGGCACCACAGGCCTCAACGCCGCCGTTTTAGAAACAGCCCTGGCGTCAATTGGCCAGGACCCCGCCAACTACAAAATCATCGATTATAACGTGGCGGGTCTCCTGATGGAACAAGAGAACCTGCTGCGCAATTTCGTGGCGGGGACGGTGACCATGGTGATGGTTTTCAGCTTGCTCAGTCGAAAAATAAGGGGTATTTATCATTTCTGCCGCCTGAGACTCCGGGATAAATATTGGTCGGAGATGATCAAGGGGGACGCCGCCAGGCTTGTGCTTAGTATGGCGGAGGTATTAGCGCTTGTTGCGGTGTTGCTGCTGCTATGGAAATTAATCCGATTTACTTTATATATTCCGCCGGAAAACATCCCCAATGAACTGATTGATGTTTCATTTTGGGCCGACCTCATTAAAAAGGGGATTCAAACCAGGATGCAAAGCGCCGGATATGCAGCGCCGCCCGGAGAAATTCAGTTGAATATCCTTAATACCATTCAGAACTGGAACTTGTTTTTAAACCTCTTTCTGGGTTGGCCGCTGTTCTTGCTAGGGCTTTACCAGATCAAGCTGTTGCAGGAAAAACTGTTCAAAGTTGAAGTTTTCTGTGTCGTTTTCATGCTGACCGCCTTAAGTCTGGGCACCGCCTTGCTGTGGATCATAAAAATGCCTCCGGTCATAGAGACCGGGGAGGTGTTGCTGGTATTCAGCTCTGTATTTTTAACTGTGGTTACCAAAATAAATAAGGGGACAGGAATGTCCCCAACGAATAGGAGGGCGGCGGATGGCGAGTTTATATCTGAAAAATCTAGCTAA
- a CDS encoding ABC transporter ATP-binding protein — MASLYLKNLAKTYPGGVTAVRDFSLEIKDQEFLILVGPSGCGKTTVLRMIAGLEEISAGELYIDDRPVNDVAAKDRNIAMVFQNYALYPHLSVYDNMAFGLTLRKMPKAEIRKNVQEAARILALEDLLERKPKELSGGQRQRVALGRAIVRKPEVFLMDEPLSNLDAQLRTQMRIEIAKLHKNLQTTFVYVTHDQTEAMTMGTRIVVMKDGLIQQIDSPQSIYDHPVNMFVAGFLGSPGMNFLEVLMIEQKGCIFAKLADALLLVPAAGGQTLKEQGYLDRKVVLGIRAEHLCGSGDFLDRHPECALRGRLEFSELRGAETYHYVRIDGREVVVRVSPELRAETGQEVRVGFNMSKAHFFDQESGVNIIRQ, encoded by the coding sequence ATGGCGAGTTTATATCTGAAAAATCTAGCTAAGACCTACCCCGGCGGAGTTACGGCAGTCAGGGATTTCTCTCTGGAAATAAAGGATCAAGAATTCTTAATCCTGGTAGGTCCCTCCGGCTGTGGCAAAACAACCGTTTTAAGGATGATTGCCGGGCTGGAGGAAATTTCAGCCGGTGAATTATATATTGACGACCGGCCGGTTAATGACGTGGCTGCCAAGGACCGGAATATCGCCATGGTTTTTCAAAATTATGCTCTTTATCCCCATCTATCGGTCTATGACAATATGGCTTTTGGACTTACGTTGAGAAAGATGCCCAAGGCTGAAATCAGGAAAAATGTGCAGGAAGCGGCCAGAATTCTGGCCCTTGAAGATCTTCTAGAACGCAAACCCAAGGAACTTTCCGGCGGGCAAAGGCAAAGGGTGGCCCTGGGACGGGCCATTGTCAGGAAACCCGAGGTTTTCCTGATGGATGAGCCTCTGTCCAACCTGGATGCGCAGTTGAGAACCCAGATGAGAATAGAAATTGCCAAGCTCCATAAAAATCTGCAAACAACCTTTGTTTATGTAACCCATGATCAAACCGAAGCCATGACCATGGGCACCAGAATCGTGGTGATGAAGGACGGCCTGATCCAGCAAATTGACAGCCCGCAATCCATCTATGACCACCCGGTCAATATGTTTGTGGCCGGTTTTCTCGGCAGCCCCGGGATGAACTTTCTGGAAGTTTTAATGATCGAGCAAAAGGGCTGTATTTTTGCCAAACTGGCCGACGCCCTGCTGCTTGTTCCTGCTGCCGGGGGACAAACGTTAAAAGAGCAGGGGTATCTGGACCGGAAAGTGGTTCTGGGGATCAGAGCGGAGCATCTCTGCGGCAGCGGAGATTTTTTGGACCGCCATCCCGAGTGTGCTTTGCGCGGGAGGCTGGAGTTTAGCGAATTGAGAGGGGCTGAAACTTACCATTATGTAAGGATAGACGGCAGGGAGGTGGTTGTCAGGGTGAGTCCGGAGCTGCGCGCCGAAACCGGACAGGAAGTCAGGGTGGGTTTTAATATGTCTAAGGCCCATTTTTTCGATCAAGAAAGTGGGGTGAACATCATTAGACAGTAG
- a CDS encoding ABC transporter substrate-binding protein, translating into MIKNKCGVVLSLVLVLGMVFTAGCGNTRAAGEDNNPDSLTIAVVIKDMYLDTAVKKFEELHPGVRVEVKEYTSSTSEKGEGVRAADPGDIEKYVTAMNTQLMSGQGSDIILLNNLPYQTYADKNLLVDLGGLMQSDQSFDSNKYYQNIFEALEYKDKLYGLPVNIGIDMIAADRTLLADSQALIDDSIWDWNDFVKTAEKVMNDKQNGGTQEMYALAGMDEKRLIATLVKENYDKLVDPEKKTANFTGQEFLDLLNLSKYLIDHKLVNTDTAQTNIMDMAARGKLVFNFTSLRGFWDLQVAKAIFSEGVQLLKPPGNVFFSTDSMYGISSKSANQELAWEFLKFLVSDDMMTQGGMPINKSVLPQIARNFTQAIQKNGGVMRIKDDGIPAQSITLQPPTQEDVEYMENLLSQAKVYIGTDQKIISIVQEETAAFLTGQKTAEATAQLIQDRVSTYLNE; encoded by the coding sequence ATGATCAAAAACAAATGCGGAGTTGTCTTAAGCCTGGTTCTGGTCCTCGGCATGGTATTTACCGCCGGCTGCGGCAATACTCGGGCTGCCGGGGAAGATAATAATCCTGATTCCCTGACCATTGCGGTGGTGATCAAAGATATGTACCTGGATACGGCAGTAAAAAAGTTTGAGGAACTTCATCCCGGCGTTCGTGTGGAAGTGAAAGAATACACCTCCAGTACTTCGGAAAAAGGTGAAGGTGTTAGGGCGGCAGATCCCGGCGATATTGAAAAATATGTCACGGCTATGAATACCCAGCTCATGTCCGGTCAGGGCAGCGATATCATTTTATTAAACAACCTGCCTTATCAGACCTATGCGGATAAGAATCTTTTAGTTGACTTGGGCGGGCTGATGCAGTCGGATCAAAGCTTTGACAGCAACAAATACTACCAAAATATTTTCGAGGCTTTAGAATATAAAGATAAACTCTATGGGCTGCCGGTTAATATCGGTATTGATATGATTGCCGCCGATAGAACCTTACTGGCTGATTCCCAGGCGCTAATCGACGATAGCATCTGGGATTGGAACGATTTTGTCAAGACGGCGGAAAAGGTCATGAACGACAAGCAAAACGGGGGAACCCAGGAGATGTATGCCTTGGCCGGGATGGATGAAAAAAGACTGATTGCGACTCTGGTTAAAGAGAACTATGACAAACTGGTCGATCCGGAGAAGAAGACGGCCAATTTTACCGGCCAAGAATTTCTTGATTTACTGAACCTGAGTAAATATCTGATTGACCACAAACTGGTTAATACGGATACAGCTCAGACCAACATTATGGACATGGCCGCCCGGGGTAAACTTGTTTTTAATTTCACTTCTCTTAGAGGGTTTTGGGACCTGCAAGTGGCCAAGGCGATTTTCAGCGAGGGTGTTCAGCTCTTAAAGCCCCCCGGAAACGTGTTCTTTTCCACGGACTCCATGTATGGGATCAGCAGTAAATCAGCCAATCAAGAGCTGGCCTGGGAATTTTTAAAATTTTTGGTCTCTGATGATATGATGACTCAGGGAGGAATGCCGATTAATAAGAGTGTGCTTCCCCAGATTGCCCGGAATTTCACCCAGGCTATACAAAAAAATGGTGGGGTAATGAGAATTAAGGACGACGGCATTCCAGCTCAATCGATAACACTGCAGCCCCCCACCCAGGAGGATGTCGAGTATATGGAAAACCTGCTGAGTCAAGCGAAGGTCTACATCGGAACGGACCAGAAGATTATTTCCATTGTTCAGGAGGAAACCGCGGCCTTTCTTACAGGACAGAAGACAGCGGAGGCGACTGCCCAATTGATTCAGGACAGGGTGAGCACTTACTTAAATGAATAA
- a CDS encoding acyl-ACP thioesterase domain-containing protein has product MVNEGHIELFVGKDKIMERDYIYEINNELSDLNQNNILKPYGYQKLFGQVVDWHLNKINLKMDMTMKYNLAWAFVSLAIEIIKPVEGITKMYAQTWHSQRKGPFFRREFVFKNENGEILFRGASFSILLDTDKRTIYRKKELPFVAPELDEDFTIEASPTININSEFKKVDERKVYNSYIDCLGHVNNIRYGEFAYDAFSEAECINLCNLKRMDLYFRSELKNNDMLSILKVYENSNIMIQGYNNTKSNISFDIIFKF; this is encoded by the coding sequence ATGGTGAACGAAGGACATATCGAACTATTTGTCGGAAAGGATAAAATAATGGAGAGAGATTACATTTACGAGATTAATAATGAATTATCTGATTTGAACCAAAACAATATATTAAAACCTTATGGTTATCAGAAATTATTCGGTCAGGTTGTAGATTGGCATCTGAACAAAATAAATTTAAAAATGGATATGACAATGAAATATAATTTAGCATGGGCATTTGTTTCCCTTGCTATTGAGATTATTAAGCCAGTTGAAGGGATAACTAAAATGTATGCACAAACATGGCATTCCCAGCGTAAGGGACCTTTTTTTCGAAGGGAGTTTGTATTTAAGAATGAAAATGGCGAAATTCTTTTTCGTGGTGCTAGTTTTTCTATCTTACTAGATACGGACAAGAGAACAATTTATCGAAAAAAGGAACTTCCGTTTGTTGCACCTGAATTGGATGAGGATTTTACCATTGAAGCCAGCCCAACAATTAATATTAATTCAGAATTTAAAAAAGTAGATGAACGTAAAGTATATAATAGTTATATAGATTGTCTTGGGCATGTTAACAATATCCGCTATGGCGAGTTTGCCTATGATGCTTTTTCCGAGGCTGAATGTATAAATTTATGCAATTTAAAACGTATGGATTTATACTTTAGGTCCGAGTTAAAGAATAATGATATGCTTTCAATACTAAAAGTCTATGAAAATAGTAATATTATGATACAAGGATATAATAATACCAAATCTAATATTTCTTTTGATATAATATTTAAATTTTAA
- a CDS encoding GNAT family N-acetyltransferase, which produces MDMLEIIEYQDQYKSNLKELSYEWLEKYVSVEPEDERILNKPNETVIEGGGHIFFAKFNGKIVGTVSLIKIDEGSYEVAKLAVTELYQGRKIGRQLIEKCIQTAKQAGAKKIILYTNHVLQAAIHLYKYFGFKEIQQNVKKYIEADIMMELKI; this is translated from the coding sequence ATGGATATGCTTGAGATCATTGAATATCAAGATCAATATAAAAGTAATTTGAAAGAACTTTCATACGAGTGGTTGGAGAAATACGTTTCTGTAGAGCCTGAAGATGAACGAATTTTGAACAAGCCCAATGAAACTGTGATAGAGGGTGGGGGGCATATTTTCTTTGCTAAGTTTAATGGTAAAATTGTCGGTACGGTTTCATTGATAAAAATTGACGAGGGTTCTTACGAAGTGGCAAAATTGGCTGTTACAGAATTATATCAAGGTCGGAAAATCGGCAGACAGTTAATTGAAAAATGCATTCAAACCGCAAAACAAGCTGGAGCAAAGAAGATAATCCTATATACCAATCACGTCTTACAGGCGGCAATTCATTTATATAAATACTTCGGTTTTAAAGAAATTCAGCAAAATGTTAAAAAATATATTGAGGCAGATATAATGATGGAGCTTAAAATTTAA